Proteins from a single region of Novosphingobium sp. CECT 9465:
- a CDS encoding DUF6481 family protein yields the protein MAGYKEPGFNDRIAAAAAARAKALAKLQAKPVLDPAAQAELIARAAEREAAQAAKRAAVQAEREAKRAAELARKQELAEAAQAAIKPEMTEAERKAARDARYAARKARKK from the coding sequence ATGGCAGGATACAAGGAACCAGGTTTTAACGACAGGATCGCGGCAGCCGCAGCGGCACGCGCCAAGGCGCTCGCCAAATTGCAGGCCAAGCCCGTCCTCGACCCCGCCGCACAGGCAGAACTGATCGCCAGGGCGGCTGAGCGCGAAGCGGCACAAGCCGCAAAGCGTGCTGCGGTGCAGGCCGAACGCGAAGCAAAACGCGCGGCCGAACTCGCCCGCAAGCAGGAACTGGCAGAAGCCGCGCAAGCCGCGATCAAGCCGGAAATGACCGAGGCCGAGCGCAAGGCGGCCCGCGATGCGCGCTATGCCGCGCGCAAGGCCCGCAAGAAGTAG
- a CDS encoding helix-turn-helix domain-containing protein: MECSDRTYDWYFQDMLSRIPTYALYGEGASPIPGGFAHIETIAERSALHDWEIGVHRHDHFVQVLLIEEGHAEVTLDGVSADLEAPGRVIVPAAAVHGFRFRQGTRGFVLTLSTDFSTRATDSSDPLLTALSRGGLAPLAAQSRVRAFWLACEMLGLQQRWEQHDPLFLALAEALIRTLASEALPADSATAADRRLDRFRQLVELHYRQHRSLDFYAQALGVTRRTLSRLIAVRLGCSPLDLIHRRLALEAHRMLRYTNATVTQVSAELGFDDPSYFSRFYQRVTGRRPGAERQAQAGFNLPGTQRFIPQPRATA, translated from the coding sequence GTGGAATGCAGCGACAGGACATACGACTGGTACTTTCAGGACATGCTTTCCCGGATTCCCACTTACGCGCTCTATGGCGAAGGGGCCTCCCCGATACCGGGTGGTTTCGCCCACATCGAGACGATTGCCGAACGCAGTGCACTTCACGATTGGGAAATCGGGGTGCATCGCCACGATCATTTCGTGCAGGTTCTGCTGATTGAGGAGGGGCATGCCGAGGTGACCCTCGATGGCGTGTCGGCCGATCTGGAAGCGCCGGGACGGGTGATCGTTCCCGCTGCCGCGGTCCACGGTTTTCGCTTTCGCCAGGGTACGCGCGGTTTTGTCCTCACCTTGTCAACAGACTTTTCCACACGCGCTACAGATTCATCCGATCCCCTGCTTACCGCGCTTTCACGCGGCGGCCTTGCGCCGCTCGCCGCGCAATCGCGGGTTCGGGCATTCTGGCTTGCGTGTGAAATGCTTGGCCTGCAGCAACGCTGGGAACAACATGATCCGCTGTTTCTTGCGCTGGCAGAAGCTTTGATCCGCACTTTGGCCAGCGAAGCGCTGCCTGCCGATTCCGCCACAGCAGCGGATCGCCGCCTCGACCGCTTCCGTCAGCTGGTCGAACTGCATTACCGGCAGCATCGCAGCCTCGATTTCTATGCGCAGGCGCTGGGAGTGACCCGCCGTACGCTCTCGCGACTTATTGCCGTGCGTCTCGGCTGTTCGCCGCTCGACCTGATCCATCGCCGTCTCGCGCTCGAAGCGCATCGCATGCTGCGCTACACCAATGCCACGGTAACCCAGGTCTCCGCCGAACTTGGCTTTGACGATCCCTCATATTTTTCGCGCTTCTACCAGCGCGTGACGGGGCGCAGGCCTGGCGCGGAAAGGCAGGCCCAGGCCGGATTTAACCTGCCGGGAACGCAGCGCTTTATCCCGCAACCTAGGGCGACTGCGTAA
- a CDS encoding response regulator transcription factor, protein MRHIDILLTEELSGGREAFMHSDLRVVFHRWKPDAPLPLMEGQPWAFIDWVLPAMSGLELCRRFRAVDGLGQSAHITMILEDDDAEAKRRALRAGADDYIMGPIDRPALLDRVLSVQLPEHDAPARTLKLGDLTLDLAALQARWREKALILMPNELRLLRYLMEQPGHVFSRQQLISALGKHDQPIDERTVDAWVSRLRRALRDVGAGSPLRTVRSLGYVLDRP, encoded by the coding sequence ATGCGGCATATCGACATATTGTTGACGGAGGAATTGTCCGGCGGGCGCGAGGCGTTCATGCATTCGGACTTGCGCGTGGTGTTCCACCGCTGGAAACCCGATGCGCCCCTGCCGCTGATGGAGGGCCAGCCATGGGCATTCATCGACTGGGTCCTGCCCGCCATGTCGGGGCTAGAACTGTGCCGCCGGTTTCGCGCCGTGGACGGGCTTGGCCAGAGCGCGCACATCACGATGATCCTTGAAGATGACGATGCCGAAGCCAAACGGCGGGCGTTGCGCGCGGGCGCAGACGATTACATCATGGGTCCGATTGATCGGCCCGCCCTCCTTGACCGCGTTTTGTCGGTGCAATTGCCCGAACACGACGCGCCTGCCCGTACGCTGAAACTGGGCGACCTGACGCTGGATCTTGCGGCATTGCAGGCGCGGTGGCGTGAAAAGGCGCTGATCCTGATGCCCAACGAGCTGCGCCTGTTGCGCTACCTGATGGAACAGCCCGGCCACGTCTTTTCGCGCCAGCAATTGATCTCTGCACTGGGCAAGCACGACCAGCCGATTGACGAACGCACGGTGGATGCCTGGGTCAGCCGCCTGCGCCGCGCCCTGCGCGATGTGGGCGCGGGTTCGCCGCTGCGCACGGTACGCTCGCTGGGGTATGTGCTGGACCGGCCCTGA
- a CDS encoding TonB-dependent receptor domain-containing protein: protein MTMLRLATSLLLTTALFAPALAHAQDAAPAADPAPAPDAPPAGDTADQAADAAQPQEEAPEISIPGGEIVVTGQRDRNIQRAAPQVVSILGSAEIARTGEGNIAGALGRVTGLSVVGNGYVYVRGLGDRYSLALLNGSPLPSPEPLKRVVPLDLFPSSIIASSLVQKSYSVNYPGEFGGGVINLTTKSTPNEPFISVGGGVSYDSETTDQLGYTYYGSSTDWTGFDNGQRDLTSGLQAFFASGERLSGGTIDNVELAKGIVNTRNGLTQRIPNMPANTNLALSAGKSFELGETTLGVIATAGYSNKWITRDVLSQTSVDSDLAQLQSDFRRVTTDNRVVVNGMLGVGLEFGRNKIRWTNLYIRDTLKHTRISLGQRNQTTVDVQQQETAWYERQLIDTQLVAELKPLDGVSVDLRGGFANSQREAPYELGFEYVRTNVDSDPLGDLFVNNLDGNAGRATLSFSDLNEDLWSGGIDVSYKVIPSVTATVGYAYADFRRTSSRRDFQFRAVDLPDGVNTFRPDYLLSHAVIEAFNVQLIDTNEGFPAFLATLRNHAAFAKIDAQLTDDLQLDAGVRYENGKMAVLPTQVFNDAPVVGGGTRINNGYWLPAATLTWQMRDDMQMRFNASKTIARPQFRELIYQFYFDPESNRLYRGNPNLEDSTLTNAETRFEWYFARDQRLSVSGFYKRLKKPIESLVTVESDNFITSFANAPKADLYGAELELQKYFDLSNWGGMWEARRIALNVNYTYTKSKLIVKEGDTSSFFLGAGTRALDFFRDGAPLTGQSEHIANVQFGLEDTDGLSQQTLLFSYASKRVFSRGLLNTGQPDVFQDPGLRIDFVARQGFQLFKNELELKFEARNLTGRKNIEYQQLGDKRVEVNTFDVGRTISLSASLKF, encoded by the coding sequence ATGACCATGCTGCGGCTCGCAACCTCGCTGCTGCTTACCACCGCGCTGTTTGCGCCAGCTCTTGCTCATGCGCAGGATGCGGCCCCGGCGGCTGATCCGGCACCCGCGCCCGATGCGCCACCGGCTGGCGATACCGCCGATCAAGCTGCCGATGCCGCGCAGCCGCAGGAAGAAGCACCTGAAATCTCCATTCCGGGCGGCGAAATTGTCGTCACAGGTCAGCGCGACCGCAATATCCAGCGCGCCGCGCCGCAAGTCGTTTCGATCCTCGGCAGTGCTGAAATCGCGCGTACGGGTGAAGGCAATATTGCCGGTGCGCTCGGTCGTGTCACCGGTCTCAGCGTCGTCGGCAATGGTTATGTCTATGTGCGCGGTCTGGGTGATCGTTATTCGCTCGCCCTGCTGAACGGCTCTCCGCTGCCAAGCCCCGAACCGCTCAAGCGCGTGGTTCCGCTTGATCTGTTCCCCTCCAGCATCATCGCCTCGTCGCTGGTGCAGAAGTCCTATTCGGTGAACTACCCCGGTGAATTCGGCGGCGGTGTCATCAACCTCACCACGAAGTCGACGCCAAACGAACCTTTCATCAGCGTTGGCGGCGGTGTAAGCTACGATAGTGAAACTACCGATCAGCTGGGCTATACCTATTACGGTTCGAGCACGGACTGGACCGGGTTCGACAATGGCCAGCGCGATCTGACCAGCGGCTTGCAGGCGTTCTTCGCCAGCGGCGAACGCCTCAGCGGCGGTACGATCGATAACGTCGAACTCGCCAAGGGCATCGTCAATACCCGCAACGGCCTGACTCAGCGTATTCCCAACATGCCGGCCAACACCAACCTTGCGCTGTCGGCAGGCAAGTCCTTCGAGCTGGGTGAAACAACGCTCGGCGTGATCGCTACGGCGGGCTACAGCAACAAGTGGATCACGCGCGACGTTCTCAGCCAGACTTCGGTTGATTCGGATCTGGCGCAGTTGCAATCCGATTTCCGCCGCGTGACCACCGACAACCGTGTGGTCGTCAACGGTATGCTTGGCGTCGGTCTGGAATTCGGTCGTAACAAGATCCGCTGGACCAACCTGTACATTCGCGACACGCTGAAGCATACGCGCATCAGTCTGGGCCAGCGCAACCAGACCACGGTCGATGTCCAGCAGCAGGAAACAGCATGGTACGAACGCCAGCTGATCGACACGCAACTGGTTGCCGAACTCAAGCCGCTTGATGGCGTATCGGTCGATCTGCGCGGCGGCTTTGCCAATTCGCAACGCGAGGCGCCTTATGAACTCGGCTTTGAATATGTTCGCACCAACGTCGATTCCGATCCGCTGGGCGATTTGTTCGTCAACAATCTCGATGGCAACGCAGGCCGCGCCACGCTCAGCTTTTCGGATCTGAACGAAGACCTGTGGTCGGGCGGGATCGACGTTTCCTACAAGGTCATCCCCAGCGTGACGGCCACGGTCGGCTATGCCTATGCCGATTTCCGCCGTACCAGTTCGCGCCGGGATTTTCAGTTCCGCGCGGTAGACCTGCCCGATGGCGTCAACACCTTCCGCCCGGATTATCTGCTCAGCCACGCGGTGATCGAAGCGTTCAACGTGCAGTTGATCGATACCAATGAAGGCTTTCCGGCATTCCTGGCGACGTTGCGCAATCACGCTGCTTTTGCCAAGATCGATGCGCAGTTGACCGACGATCTGCAGCTTGATGCAGGTGTTCGCTACGAAAATGGCAAGATGGCGGTCCTGCCGACGCAGGTGTTCAATGATGCTCCGGTTGTCGGTGGCGGAACGCGCATCAATAATGGCTATTGGCTGCCCGCAGCGACACTGACCTGGCAGATGCGCGATGACATGCAGATGCGCTTCAACGCATCGAAGACCATCGCGCGCCCGCAGTTCCGCGAACTGATCTATCAATTCTACTTCGACCCGGAATCCAACCGCCTCTATCGCGGCAATCCCAATCTTGAAGACAGTACGCTGACCAACGCCGAAACGCGCTTCGAATGGTATTTTGCACGCGATCAGCGACTTTCGGTGTCAGGCTTCTACAAGCGCCTGAAGAAGCCGATCGAATCGCTGGTGACCGTGGAATCGGACAACTTCATCACCAGTTTTGCCAATGCCCCCAAGGCAGACCTTTATGGTGCCGAACTGGAACTGCAGAAGTACTTCGATCTAAGCAATTGGGGCGGCATGTGGGAGGCGCGGCGCATCGCGCTGAACGTCAACTATACGTACACAAAGTCCAAATTGATCGTGAAGGAAGGCGATACGTCCTCGTTCTTCCTGGGTGCGGGCACTCGCGCGCTTGACTTTTTCCGCGATGGCGCGCCGCTTACCGGCCAGTCCGAACACATCGCCAACGTGCAGTTCGGCCTCGAAGACACTGACGGTCTGTCGCAGCAGACCTTGCTGTTCAGCTATGCCAGCAAACGCGTATTCAGCCGCGGCTTGCTGAACACAGGCCAGCCAGACGTCTTCCAGGACCCCGGCCTGCGGATCGATTTCGTTGCCCGGCAGGGCTTCCAGTTGTTCAAGAACGAGCTTGAACTCAAGTTCGAAGCTCGCAACCTGACTGGCCGGAAGAACATCGAATACCAACAGTTGGGCGACAAGCGCGTGGAGGTGAACACCTTCGACGTGGGTCGCACCATCTCGCTGTCAGCCTCGCTCAAGTTCTGA
- the pobA gene encoding 4-hydroxybenzoate 3-monooxygenase, with translation MKTQVAIIGAGPAGLLLGHLLKAAKIDCVVIERQKPNYILGRIRAGVLERITVDLMARLGLDARLRAEGLVEEGFNLADGERLIRIDVANLTGKTVLIYGQTEITRDLMDAAPERGLTVIYGVNDVALFDIEGDAPYVTYSLDGAQQRIDARFLIGCDGFHGPSRKAIPDGVAREYERVYPFGWLGILADVPPCHHELIYANHDRGFALASMRSHARSRYYVDVALSEKVEDWSDERIWDELAVRLGPEAAANMTRGPSIEKSIAPLRSYVFEPMRHGSLLLCGDAAHIVPPTGAKGLNLAASDVHYAAEALTAFFQRNDNDAVAGYAARALARVWKSERFSWTLTKLMHRFPEDGPFERAMQVAELDYISGSVAAQTSIAENYVGLPV, from the coding sequence ATGAAGACACAGGTTGCCATCATTGGCGCTGGCCCGGCAGGTTTGCTGCTGGGGCATCTCCTCAAGGCCGCGAAGATCGATTGCGTCGTGATCGAACGCCAAAAGCCCAATTATATCCTGGGCCGTATCCGCGCGGGTGTGCTGGAACGGATCACCGTGGACCTGATGGCCCGGCTGGGGCTGGACGCGCGCCTTCGCGCCGAAGGTCTGGTCGAGGAAGGTTTCAATCTGGCCGACGGCGAACGCCTGATCCGCATCGACGTGGCAAATCTCACCGGCAAGACCGTACTCATTTACGGACAGACCGAAATCACCAGGGACCTTATGGATGCGGCCCCCGAACGCGGGTTGACCGTAATCTACGGTGTGAACGACGTGGCGCTGTTCGACATAGAAGGCGATGCGCCATACGTGACCTATTCGCTCGACGGCGCGCAGCAGCGCATCGACGCGCGCTTTTTGATAGGGTGCGACGGATTCCATGGACCTTCGCGCAAGGCGATTCCTGACGGCGTGGCGCGCGAATACGAGCGGGTCTATCCGTTCGGCTGGCTGGGCATCCTGGCCGATGTGCCGCCCTGCCATCATGAACTGATCTACGCCAATCACGATCGTGGCTTTGCGCTGGCATCCATGCGCAGCCACGCGCGCAGCAGATATTACGTGGACGTCGCGCTCAGCGAAAAGGTCGAAGACTGGAGCGACGAACGCATCTGGGACGAGCTGGCGGTACGGCTGGGACCCGAAGCGGCAGCGAACATGACGCGAGGGCCGTCGATCGAAAAGTCCATCGCGCCACTGCGGTCCTACGTATTCGAACCGATGCGCCACGGCAGCCTTCTGTTATGCGGAGACGCTGCACATATCGTGCCACCGACCGGCGCCAAGGGGCTGAACCTGGCCGCCAGTGACGTGCATTATGCCGCCGAAGCCCTGACCGCCTTCTTCCAGCGGAATGACAACGATGCGGTGGCCGGTTACGCTGCGAGGGCGCTGGCAAGGGTGTGGAAATCCGAGCGCTTCTCATGGACGCTGACCAAGCTGATGCACCGCTTTCCCGAAGACGGCCCGTTCGAACGCGCCATGCAGGTGGCGGAACTGGATTACATTTCCGGCAGCGTGGCGGCGCAAACCAGCATCGCCGAAAATTACGTTGGCCTGCCTGTATAA
- a CDS encoding SRPBCC domain-containing protein, translated as MNPDADKNATSISHASDRELVITRGFDAPAAIVFEAWSQPELFRQWWTPKSFGMTIVSCEMDVRTGGSYRLEIGHPASDLPMAFFGRYLEVVPGKRMVWTNEENGEGPVTTVTFTESGGRTVVTIANLFPTVQAFEDELASGACEGMTETLAQLDEFLADRA; from the coding sequence ATGAACCCCGACGCTGACAAGAACGCCACATCCATCAGCCACGCTTCGGATCGCGAACTCGTGATCACGCGCGGTTTCGATGCACCTGCGGCCATCGTATTCGAAGCATGGTCACAGCCCGAACTGTTCCGGCAGTGGTGGACGCCCAAATCCTTCGGCATGACCATCGTATCGTGCGAAATGGACGTGCGGACGGGGGGCAGCTACCGCCTTGAGATCGGGCACCCTGCATCGGACCTGCCCATGGCCTTTTTCGGCAGGTATCTGGAAGTCGTGCCGGGCAAGCGCATGGTCTGGACCAATGAGGAAAACGGGGAAGGGCCGGTCACTACGGTAACCTTCACGGAATCCGGTGGGCGCACCGTTGTCACGATCGCCAATCTGTTTCCCACTGTGCAGGCTTTCGAGGATGAACTGGCTTCGGGCGCATGTGAAGGCATGACCGAGACGCTGGCGCAACTCGATGAATTCCTTGCCGATCGGGCGTGA
- a CDS encoding spermidine synthase: MQRGDEFTILLEHTELMGTRASGSEEALATMTHERLGARDGAEWLIGGYGMGFTLRAALGCVADDACVTIVEIVPEIIEWARGPMHSLTDGCLDDPRVMLVNGDVAVLIDSAREAYDAILLDVDNGPDGLTREVNDELYHRDGLQAAMAALRHGGILAIWSAEHDDAFAKRVRDAGFDVDEVVVREVGTGAKGDQGGRHIIWFAQKP; the protein is encoded by the coding sequence ATGCAGCGCGGTGATGAATTCACCATCCTGCTTGAACACACCGAGTTGATGGGCACCCGCGCCAGCGGTTCGGAAGAAGCGCTGGCAACGATGACGCACGAGCGTCTGGGCGCGCGCGATGGTGCCGAATGGCTGATCGGCGGCTATGGCATGGGCTTCACCCTGCGCGCGGCGCTGGGGTGCGTGGCCGACGATGCCTGCGTGACGATCGTCGAAATCGTACCGGAAATCATCGAGTGGGCGCGCGGGCCGATGCATTCGCTGACCGATGGATGTCTCGACGATCCACGCGTGATGCTGGTCAACGGCGATGTTGCCGTGCTGATCGATTCGGCGCGCGAGGCATATGATGCGATCCTGCTCGATGTGGACAACGGTCCCGATGGGCTGACACGCGAAGTCAACGACGAGCTTTACCATCGCGACGGGTTGCAGGCCGCGATGGCCGCCCTGCGCCACGGCGGGATTCTGGCAATCTGGTCAGCCGAACACGACGACGCCTTTGCCAAGCGGGTGCGCGATGCCGGATTCGACGTGGACGAAGTGGTCGTCCGCGAAGTGGGCACGGGCGCCAAAGGGGATCAGGGCGGGCGTCACATTATCTGGTTTGCCCAGAAACCCTGA
- a CDS encoding bifunctional diguanylate cyclase/phosphodiesterase: MRSVAALFRLDTSDPDLARAQFRSFSRQLPLLYIILVFNALAVMADYFRPDQLLKTLMAPLFMCTAALVRAFWWWRQDGGKDLSDQEIARQIARTCSLSVVMTLTFELWSFWIYDLGDAYARGHLTFFLALTQVSTVFCLMTLRAAAMRVATVSTMAFVLYFLFADHGRMRVAAIVLIFVGIGMMVVTHRFNIDFSNLIRSQRDLRNRQAETEKLSEENRRIALTDALSGLPNRRELLARLQRLEERVVDRVDTLAIVFIDLDGFKDINDSHGHHVGDTLISSLSARLAGLCPEQALLARVGGDEFAILIEAPWATARARALAERIGEEIGLPVLVNRHVLQVGASIGIASNAEGPVGANELLRRADIAMYHVKMRKKGEIAVYDAAFDEGRKRRLAIEHEIGVGLTREEFEVFYQPVVNAQTGAIVSAEALVRWPRRPTGSLDPQEFIEIAEGTGQIHPLGLFVLERACRDLKPLGPLKVSVNVSPVQFRDPGFERQVAHVLEQTQFDPQRLQLEITEGYLLAQPERAIRVMERFKSMGMSIALDDFGTGFTSIHYLQSYGFSHIKIDKSLLAGLRPGSKASLLVTGTIYLASGLDMRVIAEGVETEQQANILRAAGCHKLQGFLFGRPMPIAEFRRVYENQAVHDRFRQSA; the protein is encoded by the coding sequence TTGCGCAGCGTCGCCGCTCTATTCCGGCTCGATACCAGCGATCCCGATCTGGCACGTGCTCAGTTTCGGTCGTTTTCCAGACAGTTGCCGCTGCTGTACATTATCCTGGTGTTCAACGCGTTGGCAGTCATGGCCGATTACTTCCGGCCGGATCAATTGCTCAAGACGTTGATGGCACCGCTGTTCATGTGTACGGCCGCCCTGGTACGCGCATTCTGGTGGTGGCGGCAGGACGGCGGCAAGGATTTGTCCGACCAGGAAATCGCCAGACAGATCGCGCGAACCTGTAGTCTATCCGTGGTGATGACGCTCACATTCGAACTATGGAGCTTCTGGATTTACGATCTCGGTGATGCCTATGCCCGTGGTCACCTCACGTTCTTTCTGGCCTTGACTCAGGTCAGCACCGTCTTCTGCCTGATGACCTTGCGGGCCGCGGCAATGCGTGTTGCCACGGTCAGCACAATGGCATTCGTGCTCTATTTTCTCTTTGCCGATCACGGACGTATGCGCGTGGCGGCTATCGTCCTCATTTTCGTTGGCATTGGCATGATGGTGGTGACGCACCGCTTCAACATCGATTTTTCCAATCTCATCCGTTCCCAGCGCGATCTGCGCAACCGACAGGCAGAAACCGAAAAGCTGAGCGAGGAAAATCGCCGGATCGCACTCACCGATGCGCTCAGCGGCTTGCCCAATCGCCGCGAACTGCTGGCGCGCCTTCAACGCCTTGAAGAACGTGTGGTCGACCGGGTCGATACGCTGGCGATTGTGTTCATCGACCTCGACGGGTTCAAGGACATCAACGACAGCCATGGGCATCACGTTGGTGACACCCTGATTTCCAGCCTCAGCGCGCGGCTGGCCGGATTATGCCCCGAACAGGCCCTGCTGGCCAGGGTTGGCGGGGATGAATTCGCAATCCTGATCGAAGCGCCCTGGGCAACGGCCCGCGCCCGCGCGCTTGCCGAACGCATCGGTGAGGAAATCGGCCTGCCGGTACTGGTGAACCGCCACGTCCTGCAAGTGGGGGCAAGCATAGGTATCGCCAGCAACGCCGAAGGACCAGTTGGCGCCAACGAACTCCTGCGCCGCGCAGACATCGCGATGTATCACGTCAAGATGCGCAAGAAGGGAGAGATCGCCGTCTACGATGCGGCGTTCGACGAAGGGCGCAAGCGTCGGCTGGCTATCGAGCATGAGATCGGCGTGGGCCTGACGCGCGAAGAGTTCGAAGTGTTCTACCAGCCCGTTGTGAATGCACAAACCGGAGCCATCGTTTCGGCAGAAGCCCTGGTCCGCTGGCCGCGGCGGCCGACCGGTTCTCTCGATCCCCAGGAGTTTATCGAAATTGCCGAAGGCACCGGGCAGATCCATCCGCTCGGCCTGTTCGTGCTCGAACGGGCGTGTCGCGATTTGAAGCCGCTTGGCCCGCTGAAGGTCAGTGTCAATGTTTCCCCGGTGCAGTTCCGTGATCCGGGTTTCGAGCGGCAGGTTGCGCATGTGCTGGAGCAGACGCAGTTCGATCCCCAAAGGCTGCAACTGGAAATCACCGAAGGCTATCTGCTGGCCCAGCCAGAGCGCGCGATCCGCGTTATGGAACGGTTCAAGAGCATGGGCATGTCCATTGCCCTCGATGATTTCGGCACGGGCTTCACCAGCATCCACTACCTTCAGTCATACGGCTTCAGCCACATCAAGATAGACAAGTCTTTGCTGGCCGGGTTGCGGCCCGGAAGCAAGGCGTCGCTGCTTGTTACTGGCACGATCTATCTTGCGTCGGGACTGGACATGCGCGTGATTGCCGAAGGCGTCGAAACGGAACAGCAGGCGAATATCCTGCGTGCTGCCGGATGCCACAAATTGCAGGGGTTTCTGTTCGGGCGCCCCATGCCGATTGCCGAGTTTCGCCGGGTCTACGAAAATCAGGCGGTGCACGATAGATTTCGCCAATCCGCCTGA
- a CDS encoding pseudouridine synthase — MTLILFNKPYGVLCQFTDEREGPPRPTLADFIKVPAVYAAGRLDTDSEGLLLLTDDGRLQARIADPRFKTPKTYLVQVEGEPDETALDSLRRGVKLKDGMTLPAEAERIDDPALWPRDPPVRFRKTVADCWIKLTIREGRNRQVRRMTAAVGHPTLRLVRWRIGEWSLDGLTQGEWREASPD, encoded by the coding sequence ATGACGCTTATCCTGTTCAACAAGCCCTATGGCGTATTGTGCCAGTTCACCGACGAGCGTGAGGGACCCCCGCGGCCGACGCTGGCCGATTTCATCAAGGTTCCCGCCGTCTATGCGGCCGGGCGGCTGGATACCGATAGCGAGGGCCTGTTGCTGCTGACCGACGACGGCAGGCTCCAGGCGCGAATTGCCGATCCCCGGTTCAAGACGCCCAAGACCTATCTGGTGCAGGTGGAAGGCGAACCCGATGAAACGGCGCTCGATAGCTTGCGGCGCGGCGTAAAGTTGAAGGACGGCATGACCCTGCCCGCCGAAGCGGAACGCATCGATGATCCCGCCCTGTGGCCCCGCGATCCCCCGGTGCGTTTTCGCAAGACGGTTGCCGACTGCTGGATCAAACTGACGATCCGCGAAGGGCGCAACCGGCAGGTCCGGCGAATGACCGCTGCGGTGGGTCACCCCACATTACGTCTGGTCCGCTGGCGCATCGGCGAATGGTCTTTGGACGGACTCACGCAAGGCGAATGGCGTGAAGCTTCGCCGGACTGA
- a CDS encoding helix-turn-helix transcriptional regulator yields MVQYSSERLDASFAALSDATRRGIVQYLGNRDASITDLADKFHMTLTGMKKHVNVLEQAGLITTEKVGRVRKCRLGRHRLDEEAAWLDCYRQLWDARFDALDSVIKELKRKEKIDEPRR; encoded by the coding sequence ATGGTTCAGTATTCATCCGAACGCCTTGATGCTTCCTTTGCTGCGCTGTCGGATGCAACGCGCCGGGGCATCGTGCAGTATCTCGGCAATCGCGACGCATCCATCACGGACCTGGCCGACAAATTCCACATGACGCTGACGGGCATGAAGAAGCATGTCAACGTGCTGGAGCAGGCCGGTCTCATCACTACGGAAAAGGTCGGTCGCGTTCGCAAATGCCGCCTTGGACGGCATCGGCTCGATGAGGAAGCAGCCTGGTTGGACTGTTACCGTCAGTTGTGGGACGCGCGCTTCGATGCGCTGGACTCGGTGATCAAGGAACTCAAGCGCAAGGAAAAGATCGATGAACCCCGACGCTGA